One Ricinus communis isolate WT05 ecotype wild-type chromosome 2, ASM1957865v1, whole genome shotgun sequence DNA segment encodes these proteins:
- the LOC8269958 gene encoding calponin homology domain-containing protein DDB_G0272472 — translation MTEDVNIANVNVSTTETEEKYGLDMREHRDPPTATAALSDINGVKEENENGKGNMEDDPDASYVFVGGNDVDADTPDRPAKSELAGNVGSSDKEVDNKVAEPEVVDHNSSMLESHPDAKGEDGPKEVPNGTVVIETHELDGQDLAVDVQGTQKSQVPISEPIGCEPELVQDTGSDAKAEEDNLDSIVTPEFQVKSSMDVAESEPNQSGNTEVTSSKSIAESELNQYDNDEALESAGVSKSESNQSGNVEVTGNTNFSESELNQSGNDEVIDSACLAKSEPVQFGNLGVTDSGSLSESELNQSCNNEVLGSANVSESESNQSGKVEVTGSMNISESESNQSDNGEVIGSADVSESESNQSGKVEVTGSMNISESESNQSDNGEVIGSANVSESESNQSGNLEVTGSMNIPESEWNQSGDDEVICSANLAESESNQSGNVGVIGTSNVAESESNQSGNIEVTGSANDTESEQTQSGVGDKVEGDSKLNLVTDRKENQDFPVSITEDVQNNNVLDLDQEVELVVLTNNLPVNSPQTASELEQNLETATSLVITEVELGGAEAADASSVGEYTNGWSAGHAEGHVAEKDVANDFVYASQNTNEQNGCSEEVEISVPSDAEIGGNEASAFSDAETGKGFLAAVDNDAISGPTDDFIASVVQLDSEAVADHITYENGGILPTDHAEKIDLQTVVDDLTHASQTSPKGNRRSEVVKSLSHDNGAIESYESDPVAPASDTALKSFVEIGDSCPVDNTEIRDGMEMETVVEKLDVDSSGSLSSHPVSVREVVIEPECDLLTNDKMSSSPGNDAKPETDSDSIAIVSEEKVSSLPSDEVDLEAEVSGAAAKCVGRKPVSAEHSVREAGLGDSVEDPVDMKAEPEVEKTVIDDHHASESENLPGSIVTSQSTLNCMQVDIHVEDRGNEFVSIDSDEKTPQEMEVTDAVNREQASTSSPEGSAADASDGQNSVVEVVKRPFYYMIRIPRYDDDENLKEQIKHAQDQVDEKTRSRDAIRAEMQSQRANCNKYGASVAAAISEETSARDLLKAKRKEIDSVLLVINKGKSASELKIIDEKIHGMEHKIQHETMPLREEKNYILEIKKLKQAREKLFFNFGSQGDVQEAIDQQVQFEERLKILRKEADLLRENALKAEAATKNVEKKYQEEKAKLGELIGRFRAADDIRQEAFAHLQSLRKRLYDKHKNFYKYKEDAKAASDLASKGDQGELQYHCVNQVERVMELWNNNDEFRKDYIRCNLRSTVRRLRTLDGRSLGPDEEPPVIPNFVSERFARRNVVPSISTLQEEKIIAPTETENKDDKSIAKVKNPTAKSKKTAKHALGNSMATVSNRVEIEEEGVEEHKLTKEEEELARKAEELRKEEEAATLKERQLLEAKTKANEALERKKRSANKAQARAEVRARKEAEQKEKEKEKRARKKEKRRALEAANGSNEGESAPSSETPTDTKESETIEKPVALRKRSQKPLHFAKQTKPKIKPPPLRNRGKRRMQTWMWVLLTITIIFALFLIGNGSFSLRRFGF, via the exons ATGACGGAGGATGTCAATATTGCGAATGTGAACGTTTCAACGACTGAAACGGAGGAGAAGTACGGATTGGACATGAGGGAGCACCGGGATCCACCGACAGCTACTGCTGCTCTTTCAGATATCAATGGAGTTAAGGAAGAGAATGAGAATGGGAAGGGAAATATGGAAGATGATCCAGATGCCTCCTATGTTTTTGTAGGTGGAAATGACGTCGATGCTGATACTCCGGATCGCCCTGCCAAGTCTGAGCTGGCCGGCAATGTCGGTTCCAGTGATAAGGAAGTTGATAATAAGGTTGCTGAACCGGAAGTTGTTGATCATAACAGTTCTATGCTAGAATCACATCCTGATGCGAAAGGAGAGGATGGTCCAAAGGAAGTTCCAAATGGAACGGTGGTCATTGAGACTCATGAGCTGGATGGTCAAGATTTGGCTGTAGACGTACAAGGTACTCAGAAATCTCAAGTTCCTATTTCAGAGCCTATTGGGTGTGAACCTGAATTGGTGCAGGATACTGGCAGTGATGCCAAGGCTGAGGAAGACAACCTGGATTCAATTGTAACTCCAGAATTTCAAGTCAAAAGCAGTATGGATGTTGCTGAATCAGAGCCAAATCAATCTGGTAACACTGAGGTCACAAGCAGTAAGAGTATTGCTGAATCAGAGTTGAACCAATATGATAATGACGAGGCCCTAGAAAGTGCCGGTGTTTCTAAATCAGAGTCAAATCAATCTGGTAACGTTGAGGTCACAGGCAATACAAATTTTTCTGAGTCAGAGTTGAATCAATCTGGTAATGATGAGGTCATAGACAGTGCCTGTCTTGCTAAATCAGAGCCAGTTCAGTTTGGTAATCTTGGGGTCACAGACAGTGGGAGTCTCTCTGAATCAGAGTTGAACCAGTCTTGTAATAATGAGGTCCTAGGCAGTGCCAATGTTTCTGAATCAGAGTCAAATCAATCCGGTAAAGTTGAGGTCACAGGCAGTATGAACATTTCCGAGTCGGAGTCAAATCAATCTGATAATGGTGAGGTCATAGGTAGTGCCGACGTTTCGGAATCAGAGTCCAATCAATCCGGTAAAGTTGAGGTCACAGGCAGTATGAACATTTCTGAGTCGGAGTCAAATCAATCTGATAATGGTGAGGTCATAGGTAGTGCCAATGTTTCTGAATCAGAGTCAAATCAATCTGGCAATCTCGAGGTCACGGGCAGTATGAATATTCCGGAGTCCGAGTGGAATCAATCTGGTGATGATGAGGTCATATGCAGTGCCAATCTTGCTGAATCAGAGTCAAATCAGTCTGGTAATGTTGGGGTAATAGGCACTTCCAATGTTGCTGAATCAGAGTCAAATCAGTCTGGTAATATTGAGGTTACAGGCAGTGCCAATGATACTGAATCAGAGCAGACTCAGTCTGGTGTTGGGGACAAGGTTGAAGGTGACAGCAAATTGAATTTGGTTAcagatagaaaagaaaatcaggaTTTTCCAGTTTCTATAACCGAGGACgttcaaaataataatgttttggacttggatcagGAGGTGGAACTAGTTGTATTGACCAACAATCTTCCTGTGAACAGTCCACAGACAGCATCTGAGTTGGAGCAGAATCTTGAAACAGCTACAAGCCTAGTAATTACTGAAGTAGAATTGGGAGGAGCAGAAGCTGCTGATGCCTCTTCAGTTGGTGAATATACCAATGGATGGTCTGCTGGTCATGCTGAAGGTCATGTTGCAGAAAAGGATGTTGCTAATGACTTTGTCTACGCCAGTCAAAACACGAATGAGCAAAACGGCTGTTCAGAGGAGGTTGAGATCTCAGTTCCTTCTGATGCTGAAATTGGTGGGAATGAAGCCTCAGCATTTTCTGATGCTGAAACTGGCAAGGGCTTTCTAGCTGCAGTTGACAATGATGCAATTAGTGGTCCAACAGATGACTTCATTGCCTCTGTAGTACAATTAGATTCAGAGGCTGTTGCTGATCATATTACATATGAAAATGGAGGAATTTTGCCTACTGATCATGCTGAAAAAATTGATTTGCAGACTGTTGTTGATGACTTGACTCATGCCAGTCAAACCTCACCCAAAGGAAATAGACGTTCTGAAGTTGTCAAATCTCTTTCTCATGATAATGGAGCCattgaaagttatgaaagtGATCCAGTTGCTCCTGCTAGTGATACAGCATTGAAATCATTTGTTGAGATTGGGGATTCTTGTCCTGTTGACAATACAGAAATACGTGATGGTATGGAAATGGAGACTGTGGTTGAGAAGTTAGATGTTGATAGCAGTGGAAGTCTCAGTTCTCATCCTGTTAGTGTCAGAGAAGTGGTGATTGAGCCTGAATGTGATCTTCTTACAAATGATAAAATGTCAAGTTCCCCAGGTAATGATGCAAAGCCAGAAACTGATAGTGATTCAATTGCCATTGTATCTGAAGAAAAAGTATCTTCTTTGCCAAGTGATGAGGTGGATTTAGAAGCCGAAGTTTCTGGTGCAGCTGCTAAATGCGTTGGCAGGAAACCTGTATCAGCTGAGCATTCTGTTAGAGAGGCCGGTTTAGGTGATTCAGTTGAGGATCCAGTTGATATGAAAGCAGAGCCAGAAGTTGAAAAGACAGTCATTGATGACCACCATGCATCTGAATCTGAGAATCTGCCTGGCTCTATTGTTACTAGTCAAAGTACCCTAAATTGCATGCAGGTTGATATTCATGTTGAAGACAGAGGAAATGAGTTTGTTAGCATTGATAGTGATGAAAAAACACCTCAAGAAATGGAGGTCACTGACGCTGTTAACAGGGAACAAGCCTCGACATCCTCCCCAGAAGGCTCTGCAGCTGATGCTTCTGATGGGCAAAATTCAGTGGTCGAGGTGGTGAAAAGGCCATTTTACTACATGATCAGAATTCCTAgatatgatgatgatgaaaatttaaaagaacaGATTAAACATGCTCAGGATCAAGTTGATGAGAAGACTAGAAGTCGGGATGCTATTCGAGCGGAAATGCAAAGTCAAAGG GCCAATTGTAACAAGTATGGTGCTTCTGTTGCTGCTGCTATATCAGAAGAGACATCAGCGCGTGACTTGCTTAAAGCCAAACGCAAAGAAATAGACTCTGTTCTACTTGTGATTAATAAAGGGAAGAGTGCATCTGAACTTAAGATTATCGATGAGAAG ATACATGGTATGGAACACAAGATACAACATGAAACCATGCCGCtgagagaagaaaagaattatattcttgaaatcaagaaattaaaacaagcTCGTGAAAagttattctttaattttggtaGCCAGGGGGATGTTCAGGAGGCTATAGATCAGCAAGTCCAATTTGAAGAGCGCCTGAAG ATTTTAAGGAAAGAAGCGGACCTACTTAGAGAAAATGCTCTCAAAGCTGAAGCAGCCACCAAAAATGTTGAGAAGAAATATCAGGAAGAAAAAGCTAAACTAGGCGAATTGATAGGTCGGTTTAGAGCTGCTGATGACATACGGCAAGAAGCATTTGCACATCTACAGAGTTTGAGGAAAAGATTATACGACAAG CATAAAAACTTCTACAAGTACAAGGAGGATGCAAAGGCAGCTTCAGATCTAGCATCCAAGGGAGATCAAGGAGAACTCCAATATCACTGTGTTAACCAG GTGGAGAGAGTCATGGAATTATGGAACAACAATGATGAATTCCGGAAAGATTATATTAGATGCAACCTGAGGAGTACAGTGAGGAGACTTCGGACATTAGATGGTCGTTCACTTGGGCCCGATGAGGAGCCTCCTGTAATTCCCAATTTTGTTAGTGAAAGATTTGCCAGGAGAAATGTTGTACCGTCTATTTCCACTCtccaagaagaaaaaataattgcaCCTACGGAGACAGAAAATAAAGATGATAAATCAATAGCGAAGGTCAAAAACCCAACTgctaaatctaaaaaaacTGCAAAACATGCATTAGGGAATAGCATGGCAACTGTTTCCAACAGGGTTGAGATTGAAGAGGAAGGGGTAGAGGAGCATAAGCTAACAAAGGAGGAGGAAGAGTTAGCCAGGAAAGCTGAAGAACTgagaaaagaagaggaagcagCTACGTTGAAAGAACGTCAGCTATTAGAGGCAAAGACTAAAGCTAACGAGGCATTGGAGAGGAAGAAGCGAAGTGCTAATAAAGCTCAAGCCCGGGCTGAAGTAAGAGCTCGGAAGGAAGCTGAGCAGAAAGAGAAG gaaaaggagaagagggcaagaaagaaggagaaaaGGAGGGCATTAGAAGCAGCTAATGGTAGCAATGAGGGAGAATCTGCTCCAAGTTCTGAAACTCCAACAGACACCAAGGAGTCTGAAACAATTGAGAAGCCAGTGGCATTGAGAAAGAGGTCTCAAAAGCCATTGCATTTTGCAAAGCAGACCAAGCCAAAAATAAAGCCCCCGCCACTTCGGAACAGGGGTAAGAGAAGGATGCAGACATGGATGTGGGTCCTTCttactattactattattttcgCTCTATTTTTAATCGGGAATGGCAGCTTTTCTCTACGAAGGTTTGGTTTTTGA
- the LOC8269961 gene encoding uncharacterized protein LOC8269961: MMMNTRPLKKTTSFRLKKSPLMEFPNHPPRPTTYPPKSQSLVEFPTSPQLILGEQILHFGHPQHPLYQVELSDLFTCSGCKEYGSGKRLICQQCNFQLHEFCGFASQQLNTHPLHIHHQLLFASKPVKGGILKSKCDVCGKSAKGYMFRCNACSYQMHPCCAMLSNEINISVHPHPLKILPAMSSPNGDPVFVCGECNRAKRSGRVFRCTVCEYHLHAVCAKNMVNGLLANGFKGVEKPSMLGTAARLASQVIIEFIGGLIEGIGEGVGEAFIQSIARGRPRRPPTPS; the protein is encoded by the exons ATGATGATGAACACCCGACCATTGAAGAAGACGACATCATTTCGCCTGAAGAAGTCACCTTTAATGGAATTCCCAAATCACCCTCCTCGCCCGACCACATATCCCCCCAAAAGTCAATCTCTGGTTGAATTCCCTACCTCTCCTCAACTTATATTAGGAGAACAAATACTTCATTTTGGTCACCCCCAACACCCGTTGTATCAGGTTGAACTATCTGACCTCTTTACCTGCTCAGGCTGCAAGGAATACGGTTCAGGTAAGAGGCTGATCTGCCAACAATGCAATTTTCAGTTACATGAGTTCTGCGGATTTGCTTCTCAACAGCTCAACACCCATCCTCTCCATATTCATCACCAACTTTTATTTGCTTCCAAACCAG tTAAAGGTGGAATCTTAAAATCCAAGTGTGATGTTTGTGGAAAATCTGCCAAAGGGTACATGTTCAGATGCAACGCTTGTAGTTATCAGATGCATCCTTGCTGTGCTAtgttgtctaatgaaatcaacATCTCTGTCCATCCACACCCACTAAAAATCCTCCCTGCGATGAGCTCACCGAACGGGGACCCTGTTTTTGTATGTGGAGAATGCAACAGGGCCAAGAGATCAGGTCGAGTTTTTCGGTGCACAGTCTGTGAGTATCATCTGCACGCAGTGTGTGCGAAGAATATGGTAAATGGCCTTCTAGCCAATGGGTTCAAGGGCGTTGAAAAGCCCAGCATGCTTGGAACTGCAGCAAGGCTTGCCTCTCAGGTCATTATTGAATTTATCGGAGGTCTCATAGAAGGAATCGGTGAAGGGGTTGGAGAAGCCTTTATTCAAAGTATTGCAAGAGGAAGACCTAGAAGACCTCCGACTCCATCTTAA
- the LOC8269959 gene encoding squamosa promoter-binding-like protein 14, translating into MEEVGAQVASPIFIHQALSSRFCDAASMAKKRDLSYQTSNFQHHRFPQNPRDNWNPKAWDWDSVRFVAKPLDADTNVLQLGTASSDHQKKTNASVNHNLTLKNAPPAGDEDDGLRLNLAGVFNAVEEPVSRPNKRVRSGSPGTATYPMCQVDNCKEDLSNAKDYHRRHKVCELHSKSTQALVGKQMQRFCQQCSRFHPLSEFDEGKRSCRRRLAGHNRRRRKTQPEDVTSRLLLPGNRDTASSANLDIVNLLTALARTQGKHADKRINASSMPDRDQLIQILSKINSLPLPMDLAAQLSNIGSLNRKNPEQPSSEHQNRLLGTASSPSTMDLLAVLSATLAASAPDALAFLSQRSSQSSDSEKSKLTCVDQDAGPNLQKRPIVDFPSMALEKSSSCYQSPVEESDCQLQESHPNLPLQLFSSSPEESSPPKLASSRKYFSSDSSNPSEGRSPSSSPPVMQKLFPLQSNADTVKSEKVSITREVNANIEGSRSHGSILPLELFRGSDGRAVQSSYQSFPYQAGYTSSSGSDHSPSSQNSDAQDRTGRIIFKLFDKDPSHFPGKLRTQIYNWLSNSPSEMESYIRPGCVVLSVYLSMSSAKWERLERNLLQQVDSLVQDSYSDFWRTGRFLLHTGRQLASHKDGNIRLCKSWRTWSSPELISVSPVAVVGGQETSLLLRGRNLTNAGTKIHCTYMGGYTSMEVMESTLPGAIYDEINMSGFKVHGSPPSSLGRLFIEVENGFKGNSFPVIVADATICKELRLLECEFDEISKDCDIISEEQAQYLGRPKSREEALHFLNELGWLFQRRRASSVYEIPDYSLGRFKFLLIFSVERDYCALVKTILDMLVERNMGMSGLSKECLEMLSEIHLVNRAVKRQCRKMVDLLIHYYINCSELSSKSYIFPPSLAGPGGITPLHLAACTSGSDDLVDALTNDPQEIGLSCWNSLVDANHQSPYDYATMTNNHSYNKLVAHKHADRRNGQVSVRIGNEIVQSLSSRMISDVEQERRSCARCATVAAKYNRRIMGSQGLLQRPYIHSMLAIAAVCVCVCLFLRGAPDIGLVAPFKWETLDYGTI; encoded by the exons ATGGAGGAGGTAGGGGCACAAGTGGCTTCTCCAATATTTATCCACCAAGCGCTTTCTAGCAGATTTTGCGATGCGGCTTCCATGGCCAAAAAACGCGATCTTTCCTATCAGACTTCTAATTTTCAGCACCACCGCTTTCCTCAAAACCCTAGAGACAATTGGAATCCTAAGGCTTGGGATTGGGACAGCGTCAGGTTTGTTGCCAAACCTTTGGATGCTGACACCAACGTTTTGCAATTGGGAACAGCATCCTCAGACCACCAAAAGAAAACTAATGCTTCTGTGAATCATAATTTGACCTTGAAAAATGCTCCTCCTGCTGGAGATGAAGATGATGGCCTTCGCTTGAACCTTGCTGGAGTCTTTAATGCTGTTGAGGAGCCTGTTTCCAGACCCAACAAAAGAGTCCGCTCTGGATCTCCCGGCACAGCTACCTATCCAATGTGTCAGGTTGATAACTGCAAGGAAGACCTATCTAATGCAAAGGACTATCATCGCCGTCATAAAGTTTGTGAGCTTCATAGCAAATCTACTCAAGCTTTAGTTGGTAAGCAGATGCAGAGGTTTTGTCAGCAGTGCAGCAG GTTTCACCCACTATCTGAGTTTGATGAGGGGAAAAGAAGTTGTAGACGCAGGCTTGCTGGACATAATCGACGAAGGAGGAAGACTCAGCCTGAGGATGTTACCTCACGCCTTCTACTCCCTGGAAATCGAGATACTGCCAGTAGTGCAAATCTAGATATAGTTAACTTGTTGACTGCTTTGGCTCGCACTCAAG GCAAACATGCGGACAAAAGGATCAATGCCTCATCAATGCCAGATAGAGACCAACTCATTCAAATtcttagtaaaataaattcattacCTTTGCCCATGGATCTCGCTGCACAGCTGTCAAATATTGGAAGTTTAAATAGGAAAAATCCTGAACAACCATCATCAGAACACCAAAATAGGCTGCTTGGAACTGCATCTTCTCCATCAACCATGGACTTGCTTGCTGTTCTTTCAGCAACTTTGGCAGCATCTGCACCTGATGCTCTTGCATTTCTATCTCAAAGGAGCAGCCAGAGCAGTGACAGTGAGAAATCTAAATTGACTTGCGTTGATCAAGATGCTGGTCCTAATCTACAGAAGAGACCAATTGTAGATTTTCCTTCTATGGCTCTTGAGAAAAGCAGTAGCTGTTATCAGTCTCCAGTTGAAGAGTCAGACTGCCAGCTTCAGGAAAGTCATCCTAATTTACCATTGCAGCTATTTAGCTCCTCACCTGAGGAAAGTAGCCCCCCTAAACTGGCATCTTCTAGGAAGTATTTCTCTTCTGATAGCAGTAATCCGAGTGAAGGGAGATCTCCATCATCATCTCCTCCAGTTATGCAGAAGTTGTTTCCACTGCAGAGTAATGCAGATACTGTTAAGTCTGAAAAGGTGTCTATCACTAGAGAGGTCAATGCCAATATTGAAGGTAGCAGAAGCCATGGATCTATTTTGCCCCTTGAACTCTTTAGAGGTTCAGACGGAAGAGCTGTTCAAAGTTCATATCAAAGTTTTCCGTATCAAGCTGGATATACATCTTCCTCTGGTTCTGATCATTCACCTTCTAGTCAGAATTCTGATGCTCAG GATCGCACCGGACGAATAATCTTTAAGCTCTTTGATAAGGATCCCAGTCATTTTCCCGGAAAACTGAGAACACAG ATCTACAATTGGCTTTCCAACAGTCCATCTGAAATGGAGAGCTACATAAGGCCTGGTTGTGTGGTTCTGTCagtttatttgtcaatgtcATCTGCCAAGTGGGAGCGA CTTGAAAGAAATCTCCTTCAGCAAGTTGATTCTTTGGTTCAAGATTCATATTCTGATTTTTGGAGAACTGGAAGGTTTCTATTGCATACAGGCAGGCAATTGGCATCGCATAAAGATG GAAATATTCGCTTATGCAAATCATGGAGAACATGGAGTTCCCCTGAGTTGATATCAGTGTCCCCAGTGGCAGTTGTTGGAGGGCAAGAAACCTCTCTTCTATTAAGGGGAAGAAATCTAACTAATGCTGGCACCAA GATTCATTGCACTTATATGGGGGGATACACATCAATGGAAGTCATGGAATCAACTTTGCCAGGAGCCATATATGACGAGATAAATATGAGTGGTTTTAAAGTTCATGGTTCACCTCCCAGTTCTTTGGGTCGTCTGTTCATTGAA GTAGAAAATGGTTTCAAGGGCAACAGTTTTCCTGTAATAGTAGCTGATGCTACAATCTGCAAAGAGCTGAGACTCCTCGAGTGTGAGTTTGATGAGATCTCTAAAGACTGTGATATCATTTCAGAAGAACAAGCTCAATACTTAGGTAGGCCAAAGTCAAGGGAGGAAGCTCTGCACTTTTTGAATGAACTTGGATGGCTATTCCAAAGGAGGAGAGCATCATCAGTATATGAGATTCCAGATTATTCACTTGGCCGTTTCAAGTTTTTGCTCATTTTCTCAGTTGAAAGAGACTATTGTGCGTTGGTCAAAACAATTTTAGACATGCTGGTGGAAAGAAATATGGGCATGAGTGGGCTATCAAAAGAGTGTCTTGAAATGCTGTCTGAAATTCACCTTGTGAACCGAGCTGTAAAAAGACAATGTCGGAAAATGGTGGACCTGCTTATCcattattacattaattgCAGTGAGCTTTCCtcaaaaagttatattttccCACCAAGTCTTGCAGGACCTGGCGGTATCACTCCTTTACATTTGGCTGCTTGTACCTCGGGTTCAGATGATTTAGTCGATGCTTTGACAAATGACCCGCAGGAG ATTGGACTGTCCTGTTGGAATTCTCTTGTGGACGCAAATCATCAGTCTCCATATGATTATGCTACTATGACAAACAACCACTCCTATAACAAATTGGTGGCTCATAAGCACGCTGACAGAAGAAATGGCCAAGTTTCTGTGAGAATTGGAAATGAGATAGTTCAATCACTGTCTTCAAGAATGATATCAGACGTTGAGCAAGAGCGTAGATCTTGTGCAAGGTGTGCCACTGTAGCAGCAAAATACAATAGAAGGATTATGGGTTCACAAGGCCTTCTTCAGCGTCCCTATATTCACTCAATGCTTGCCATTGCTGCTGTCTGCGTCTGTGTCTGCCTGTTCTTGAGAGGTGCCCCAGACATTGGCTTGGTTGCTCCTTTCAAGTGGGAGACATTGGATTATGGCACCATTTAG